From a region of the Rhinatrema bivittatum chromosome 15, aRhiBiv1.1, whole genome shotgun sequence genome:
- the CLDN19 gene encoding claudin-19 isoform X1: MANSGFQLLGYFLALGGWIGIISTTALPQWKQSSYAGDAIITAVGLYEGLWMSCASQSTGQVQCKVYDSLLSLDVHIQTSRALMVVSMLLGFIGIIISVVGMKCTKVGDNNPVTKSRIAISGGALFLLAGLCTLIAVSWYATRVTYDFFNPNTPVNARYEFGSALFVGWAAASLTMLGGSFLCCSCPNEEKRGQQYYRQSQPSATREPNVKIPSSVKGEQYL; encoded by the exons ATGGCAAATTCTGGCTTCCAGCTGCTGGGATACTTCCTGGCTCTGGGTGGCTGGATTGGTATCATCTCCACGACGGCCTTACCGCAGTGGAAACAGTCATCCTACGCCGGGGATGCCATCATCACAGCTGTGGGACTGTACGAGGGACTCTGGATGTCCTGCGCCTCCCAGAGCACTGGACAAGTGCAGTGCAAGGTCTATGATTCCCTGCTTTCCCTGGACG TCCATATTCAGACGTCCCGGGCACTCATGGTGGTCTCCATGCTCCTGGGCTTTATCGGAATCATCATCAGCGTGGTGGGCATGAAGTGCACAAAGGTGGGCGACAACAACCCTGTCACCAAGAGCAGGATCGCCATCTCAGGCGGGGCCCTCTTCCTGCTGGCAG GCCTCTGTACGCTGATCGCGGTCTCCTGGTATGCCACACGCGTCACCTATGACTTCTTCAATCCCAACACTCCTGTCAATGCCCG GTATGAGTTTGGATCCGCGTTGTTTGTTGGCTGGGCTGCTGCCAGCCTCACCATGTTGGGAGGATCCTTCTTGTGCTGTTCTTGTCCCAATGAGGAGAAACGAGGACAGCAGTATTACAGACAGTCACAGCCTTCAGCCACCAGGGA ACCAAATGTAAAAATACCTTCATCTGTCAAAGGAGAACAGTACTTGTAA
- the CLDN19 gene encoding claudin-19 isoform X2: protein MANSGFQLLGYFLALGGWIGIISTTALPQWKQSSYAGDAIITAVGLYEGLWMSCASQSTGQVQCKVYDSLLSLDVHIQTSRALMVVSMLLGFIGIIISVVGMKCTKVGDNNPVTKSRIAISGGALFLLAGLCTLIAVSWYATRVTYDFFNPNTPVNARYEFGSALFVGWAAASLTMLGGSFLCCSCPNEEKRGQQYYRQSQPSATREYV from the exons ATGGCAAATTCTGGCTTCCAGCTGCTGGGATACTTCCTGGCTCTGGGTGGCTGGATTGGTATCATCTCCACGACGGCCTTACCGCAGTGGAAACAGTCATCCTACGCCGGGGATGCCATCATCACAGCTGTGGGACTGTACGAGGGACTCTGGATGTCCTGCGCCTCCCAGAGCACTGGACAAGTGCAGTGCAAGGTCTATGATTCCCTGCTTTCCCTGGACG TCCATATTCAGACGTCCCGGGCACTCATGGTGGTCTCCATGCTCCTGGGCTTTATCGGAATCATCATCAGCGTGGTGGGCATGAAGTGCACAAAGGTGGGCGACAACAACCCTGTCACCAAGAGCAGGATCGCCATCTCAGGCGGGGCCCTCTTCCTGCTGGCAG GCCTCTGTACGCTGATCGCGGTCTCCTGGTATGCCACACGCGTCACCTATGACTTCTTCAATCCCAACACTCCTGTCAATGCCCG GTATGAGTTTGGATCCGCGTTGTTTGTTGGCTGGGCTGCTGCCAGCCTCACCATGTTGGGAGGATCCTTCTTGTGCTGTTCTTGTCCCAATGAGGAGAAACGAGGACAGCAGTATTACAGACAGTCACAGCCTTCAGCCACCAGGGAGTACGTCTGA